In Denitratisoma sp. DHT3, one DNA window encodes the following:
- a CDS encoding OsmC domain/YcaO domain-containing protein — MEIKVNFLDKLRLEAKFDDFTVIADQPIRYKGDGSAPGPFDYFLASSALCAAYFVKLYCETRNIPTDNIRLSQNNIVDPENRYQQIFKIQVELPADISAKDRQGILRSIDRCTVKKVVQTGPEFVIEEVENLDANAQALLMLNPNSEASTYIAGKDLPLEQTIANMSGVLAGLGIKIEIASWRNLVPNVWSLHIRDAHSPMCFTNGKGATKESALASALGEYIERLNCNHFYNDQFWGEDIASAAFVHYPDERWFKPGRKDALPAGILDEYCLRIYNPDGELRGSHLYDTNSGDVRRGICSLPYVRQSDGEVVYFPSNLIDNLFLSNGMSAGNTLAEAQVQCLSEIFERAVKREILEGEIALPDVPPDVLAKYPGILAGIQGLEAQGFPVLVKDASLGGEFPVMCVTLMNPRTGGVFASFGAHPSFEVALERSLTELLQGRSFEGLNDLPRPTFESNAVTEPNNFVEHFIDSSGVVSWRFFSAKADFDFVEWDFSGQSHSTKMSSNAAEAAMLFGILEDMGKEVYMAVYDQLGATACRILVPGYSEIYPVEDLVWDNTNKALSFRADILNLHRLDDAGLEALLERLEDSELDDYTDIITLIGIEFDENTVWGQLTILELKLLIHLALKQFEAAHELVGTFLQYNENTVERGLFYQALNVVLEVLLDNDLELDDYVVNFRRMFGNPRMDAVLGSVDGSVRFFGLTPTSMKLEGLDRHQRLIDSYKKLHMARANVAAFSS; from the coding sequence ATGGAAATCAAGGTCAACTTTCTCGACAAGCTTCGTCTTGAAGCCAAGTTCGATGACTTCACGGTAATCGCCGATCAGCCCATCCGCTATAAGGGCGATGGCTCGGCGCCGGGTCCGTTCGATTACTTTCTGGCTTCATCGGCTTTGTGTGCGGCTTACTTTGTGAAGTTGTACTGCGAAACTCGCAACATTCCCACCGATAACATCCGCCTGTCGCAGAACAACATTGTCGATCCGGAAAATCGCTACCAGCAGATTTTCAAGATTCAGGTCGAGCTGCCGGCGGATATTTCCGCCAAAGACCGCCAGGGCATTTTGCGTTCCATCGACCGGTGTACGGTAAAGAAGGTGGTGCAAACCGGGCCCGAGTTTGTGATTGAGGAAGTCGAAAATCTGGATGCGAATGCACAGGCCCTGCTGATGCTGAATCCGAATTCAGAAGCGAGCACCTATATTGCTGGCAAGGATCTGCCGCTGGAGCAAACCATCGCCAATATGTCGGGCGTTTTGGCGGGCTTGGGCATCAAGATCGAGATCGCTTCGTGGCGCAACCTAGTCCCCAACGTGTGGTCACTGCATATCCGCGATGCGCACTCGCCGATGTGCTTCACCAACGGCAAGGGCGCGACCAAGGAAAGCGCCTTGGCGTCGGCCTTGGGCGAATATATCGAGCGGCTCAATTGCAATCATTTCTACAACGACCAGTTCTGGGGCGAGGACATCGCCAGCGCGGCGTTCGTGCATTACCCTGACGAGCGCTGGTTCAAGCCGGGCCGCAAGGATGCGCTTCCGGCCGGAATCCTCGACGAGTACTGTCTGAGGATTTACAACCCCGACGGTGAGCTGCGTGGCTCGCATCTTTACGACACCAACTCCGGCGATGTGCGGCGCGGCATCTGTTCGCTGCCATATGTGCGTCAGTCGGACGGCGAAGTGGTGTATTTCCCGTCCAACCTGATCGACAATCTGTTCCTCAGCAATGGCATGAGTGCCGGCAATACACTGGCCGAAGCGCAGGTGCAATGCCTGTCGGAAATCTTCGAGCGGGCGGTAAAACGCGAAATTCTGGAAGGTGAAATCGCACTGCCCGATGTGCCGCCCGACGTGCTGGCGAAATACCCCGGCATTCTGGCCGGGATTCAGGGCTTGGAAGCACAAGGCTTTCCGGTGCTGGTGAAGGATGCGTCGCTGGGTGGGGAGTTTCCCGTGATGTGCGTCACCTTGATGAACCCGCGTACGGGCGGCGTGTTTGCCTCCTTCGGCGCGCACCCCAGCTTTGAGGTGGCGCTGGAACGCAGTCTGACGGAGTTGCTGCAGGGGCGCAGTTTTGAAGGTCTGAACGACTTGCCGCGGCCCACCTTTGAAAGCAACGCCGTGACTGAGCCGAATAACTTTGTTGAACACTTTATCGATTCCAGCGGTGTGGTGTCGTGGCGCTTTTTCAGTGCCAAGGCTGATTTCGATTTCGTCGAGTGGGACTTTTCTGGCCAGAGTCACAGCACCAAAATGAGCTCCAATGCCGCCGAAGCCGCGATGCTGTTTGGCATTCTCGAAGACATGGGCAAGGAAGTGTACATGGCGGTGTACGACCAATTAGGTGCAACGGCCTGCCGCATACTGGTTCCGGGCTATTCGGAAATTTATCCGGTAGAAGATTTGGTCTGGGACAACACCAACAAGGCCCTGTCGTTCCGCGCCGATATTTTGAACTTGCATCGCCTCGACGATGCCGGCCTGGAAGCACTGCTTGAACGTCTGGAAGACAGTGAGCTCGATGATTACACCGACATCATCACCTTGATCGGCATCGAGTTTGACGAGAACACGGTCTGGGGCCAGCTGACGATTCTCGAGTTGAAACTGCTGATTCATCTCGCCTTGAAGCAATTCGAAGCCGCGCACGAACTGGTGGGAACCTTCCTGCAATACAACGAGAACACGGTCGAACGCGGATTGTTTTATCAGGCCTTGAATGTGGTGCTGGAGGTGCTGCTGGACAATGATCTGGAACTGGACGATTACGTGGTCAATTTCCGCCGGATGTTTGGCAACCCGCGGATGGACGCGGTGCTGGGGTCAGTGGACGGCAGCGTGCGCTTCTTCGGCTTAACGCCAACGAGCATGAAACTGGAAGGGCTCGATAGGCATCAGCGCCTAATAGATAGCTACAAAAAGCTGCACATGGCGCGGGCCAATGTGGCGGCTTTTTCCAGTTAG
- a CDS encoding histidine phosphatase family protein has translation MMTCPKPALLCLTRHGETDWNQQGILQGWTDVLLNPLGRRQARAMAGSFNHQGFSAVWSSPLMRARETAEIVAPLIRLSFPKFHNGLMERHFGVFQGVPKAELAEFNPVVLQLILKRNPDGYFEGGESMDEFADRVLGALADIGSAHDGQRVLVITHGWVMDVVTRHIKGLPRKAILNMKRKNGESLWIAVHQGIITATHEPENQVQSAA, from the coding sequence ATGATGACTTGTCCGAAACCTGCGCTCCTTTGCCTGACCCGGCACGGCGAGACCGACTGGAACCAGCAAGGCATCCTGCAAGGATGGACAGACGTGTTGCTCAACCCGCTGGGGCGCCGGCAGGCGCGGGCGATGGCGGGTTCGTTCAACCACCAGGGATTTTCCGCCGTCTGGTCGAGCCCGCTGATGCGGGCGAGGGAAACCGCGGAGATTGTCGCTCCCTTGATTCGCTTGTCTTTTCCGAAGTTTCACAACGGCCTGATGGAGCGTCACTTCGGTGTTTTTCAGGGTGTGCCGAAGGCCGAACTGGCCGAGTTCAACCCCGTGGTGCTGCAGTTGATCCTCAAGCGCAATCCGGATGGCTATTTCGAAGGCGGCGAAAGCATGGACGAATTCGCCGACCGTGTGCTGGGCGCGCTGGCCGACATCGGCTCGGCCCATGACGGCCAGCGGGTGCTGGTGATCACCCACGGCTGGGTGATGGATGTCGTCACCCGCCACATCAAGGGGCTGCCACGCAAAGCCATTCTCAACATGAAGCGCAAGAATGGCGAAAGTCTGTGGATAGCGGTGCATCAGGGAATCATCACCGCCACCCATGAGCCGGAGAATCAAGTCCAGTCGGCAGCGTAG